One genomic window of Salvia miltiorrhiza cultivar Shanhuang (shh) chromosome 4, IMPLAD_Smil_shh, whole genome shotgun sequence includes the following:
- the LOC131023485 gene encoding uncharacterized acetyltransferase At3g50280-like, producing MELQLIRAEFTRAVTASVTVSGLLGPSYTDIESLLFPINTGVHSYEGISKPLLAVQVTELDDSIFIDSAANHAAVDGASFWHFFNSWSEISRGSESISKSPIFDRDRYNGAAAAVDNRLIHIPTLEKNLMAAPSQLVLQKVFHFNKEELSQLKAKANSEAGTDKISTLQALMAHLAEHGALSSS from the exons atgGAATTACAACTTATAC GAGCCGAGTTCACTCGTGCAGTCACCGCCTCCGTCACCGTCTCCGGCCTCCTCGGGCCGAGCTACACGGATATCGAGTCTTTGTTGTTCCCGATCAACACTGGCGTCCACAGTTACGAAGGAATCTCAAAGCCTCTATTGGCAGTGCAAGTCACGGAGCTCGACGACAGCATCTTCATCGACTCCGCCGCTAACCACGCCGCCGTGGACGGCGCTTCCTTCTGGCATTTCTTCAACTCTTGGTCGGAGATCTCTCGAGGTTCGGAATCGATTTCGAAATCCCCAATTTTCGACCGTGACCGCTACAATGGTGCTGCCGCCGCCGTTGATAACAGACTCATCCATATCCCTACGTTAGAGAAAAACCTAATGGCCGCTCCATCTCAATTGGTGCTGCAGAAGGTATTCCACTTCAACAAAGAAGAGTTAAGTCAATTGAAGGCTAAAGCTAATTCCGAAGCCGGCACTGACAAAATATCTACTCTGCAAGCACTCATGGCGCATCTGGCGGAGCACGGTGCGCTCTCAAGCAGCTAA
- the LOC131023486 gene encoding uncharacterized protein LOC131023486, which produces MQELHDQLNEDGRSTYMLFYISTTDEGRKIKVALKVDSDLNRLISEQKKYPVVYVIEKGKQSAAPVPQNQERVYYEGQRSTVFPIETDVGRSRDDSSSQEEEDESESSDEEEEAIRRREILDSVSTKQEAWRQTGPQNFTSNDQPDVEPRVGVQQLEARDWGIPVLNCDDAPTLGWEDSNVLKSGILSVGALFRSKDDLAIAVGLYHMENHVEYAVDRSSTTRSWFVCKHGNGCPFMLRTVQSASIWRVIKVVMDHTCHTDLNRTASRQIPARVVGRYFARKLVGEGVVLKPKEMMSEMQRLFGIEINYSFALRARNIAIEMTYGDFGNSYQMLPSYLYMLRMSNPGTLYDLEMKDDGKFHHMFVALGQSVAAFEKGYLRPVIIVDGTHLKGRNGGILFVAVIKDGNEAIFPLAVGLGPIENDESWTWFFHRLWTCFGQPDDLLIVSDQHKSIRNAVECVYPNVPHGLCYYHLQKNLAHYGQHVAAVFKAAAYSYRSDDFQRNFSALQLLKVNAHTRLDTIGVERWARSKCPVRRTSFMTSNAAETMNNRLLWARRLPVASLIETYRAIMEKWFDRRRISAASRSHELTEVVEGKLHVAVEAGRQLAVRGTTTHMFSVEDDHAFYIVDLENRTYSCAQFDLDDIPCRHACAAIRRARLQVTDFVGGYFKQTVLLATYMERIVPVPHHTYWNVPDEISA; this is translated from the coding sequence ATGCAAGAGTTGCACGATCAATTAAACGAGGATGGACGATCCACTTATATGCTTTTCTACATATCTACCACGGACGAAGGGCGAAAAATAAAAGTGGCTTTGAAGGTCGATTCAGATTTGAACCGGCTGATTTCCGAGCAGAAGAAATATCCCGTTGTTTACGTGATCGAGAAGGGCAAACAATCTGCGGCTCCAGTTCCTCAGAATCAGGAGCGGGTATATTATGAGGGACAGCGTTCTACTGTGTTTCCTATCGAGACGGACGTTGGAAGAAGTAGGGACGATTCATCGTCgcaggaggaggaagacgagtccgagtcttcggatgaggaagaagaggcgATACGACGCAGAGAGATATTGGATTCAGTGTCGACTAAACAGGAAGCGTGGAGACAGACAGGGCCTCAGAATTTCACATCGAATGATCAGCCCGATGTCGAGCCTCGTGTTGGAGTTCAGCAACTTGAGGCACGTGACTGGGGGATTCCAGTCCTCAATTGTGACGATGCGCCGACATTAGGTTGGGAGGATTCTAACGTATTGAAGAGCGGGATATTATCAGTGGGGGCTCTATTCCGGTCGAAGGATGATTTGGCAATCGCTGTTGGCCTGTACCATATGGAGAATCACGTGGAGTACGCCGTGGATCGTTCCAGTACGACCCGTTCGTGGTTTGTTTGCAAGCATGGCAACGGTTGTCCGTTCATGCTGCGAACCGTTCAGAGTGCATCGATCTGGAGAGTGATCAAGGTGGTGATGGATCATACCTGCCACACGGATTTGAATCGCACTGCCTCGAGACAGATTCCGGCGAGGGTTGTTGGAAGATATTTTGCACGGAAATTGGTAGGCGAGGGGGTCGTTTTGAAGCCGAAGGAGATGATGTCAGAGATGCAGCGCTTATTTGGTATTGAGATCAATTATAGCTTCGCTCTCCGTGCAAGAAACATCGCGATTGAGATGACGTATGGTGATTTTGGGAATTCGTATCAGATGCTCCCATCATATTTGTATATGCTGAGAATGAGTAATCCCGGCACATTATACGACCTTGAGATGAAGGATGATGGCAAGTTCCATCATATGTTTGTTGCACTTGGACAGAGCGTGGCTGCCTTTGAGAAGGGTTACTTGAGGCCGGTCATCATCGTAGACGGGACCCATCTGAAGGGAAGGAACGGCGGTATTTTGTTCGTCGCTGTTATAAAGGATGGGAACGAAGCAATATTTCCTCTCGCAGTTGGGCTTGGTCCTATCGAGAACGACGAGTCTTGGACTTGGTTCTTCCACCGACTGTGGACTTGCTTTGGTCAGCCGGATGATCTCTTGATTGTGTCTGATCAGCACAAGAGCATCAGAAATGCTGTGGAGTGTGTCTACCCGAACGTCCCTCACGGGTTGTGCTATTACCATCTGCAGAAGAATCTCGCGCATTATGGGCAGCATGTAGCTGCAGTCTTCAAAGCAGCGGCATATTCCTATCGatcagacgactttcaaaggaATTTTTCTGCGCTTCAATTACTGAAAGTCAACGCGCACACACGCCTCGACACTATTGGTGTGGAGAGATGGGCCAGGTCCAAGTGCCCTGTACGACGCACGAGCTTCATGACGTCGAATGCTGCCGAGACGATGAACAATAGACTATTGTGGGCACGACGCCTTCCGGTTGCTTCATTGATCGAGACCTATCGAGCCATTATGGAGAAATGGTTCGATAGGCGACGCATCTCAGCTGCATCGAGGTCACATGAGTTGACTGAGGTAGTAGAGGGAAAGTTGCATGTGGCTGTCGAAGCGGGTCGGCAATTGGCTGTTCGAGGGACGACGACGCACATGtttagtgttgaggatgatCATGCATTCTACATTGTCGATCTCGAGAATCGGACTTATAGTTGTGCTCAGTTCGACCTGGATGACATTCCGTGTCGTCATGCTTGTGCCGCTATTAG